A genomic window from Fusarium oxysporum Fo47 chromosome X, complete sequence includes:
- a CDS encoding P-loop containing nucleoside triphosphate hydrolase protein codes for MAAAAKPPNDAEHDGEKSPTTTQDTQRPQRTPKVADYIRVFSYATKWDFFIYALASFASIGAGITMPLMNVIFGQLVNQFTDYFRDTSSFPTNKFQSILNRQALYIMALFLGRWGLNTINKYCFRMIGIRLSSAIRLHYLQSLFSQSIHVIDSMPAGAPATAITATSNTLQVGISERLGTFLEFNGTIWAAIIVAFVWSWDITLVTASLILYMMVILSISMPILVKGQTATGQADAQGTAIASEALQGIRLVTACGAQSRVMARYRVWVEKAIEEGQKMAPFMGLHLGMIFFGVFGTFGLAFWYGTRRYISGAIDSPGVIVIVLMSVMLILTSLERIATPLMAVSKAMVAACEFFTVIDAPIPSSGSLKPEITSHDIAFEDVTFEYPSRPGVRILDGLSFSVHSGQNTAIVGPSGSGKSTIVGLLERWYSLKEHHVLPQVVEPKPQKKASEQPDEQSEEEAPAISPTLAGSVSIGGNNLEDLDLKWWRSHIGLVQQEPFLFNDTIFNNVAHGLIGSEWQDQPEEKRRQMVRDACQESYADEFINRLPDGYDTHVGDGGAKLSGGQKQRLAIARSIIKKPNIIILDEATSAIDAKSEKIVQAALDRATQNRTTITIAHRLSTIKKADNIIVLQSGKAVEQGTHADLMTKTHGVYASLVRAQALKVADNQEEKGALVSDDESHKHHPDAKLADITATSTQEEAFKKPRGLFKSFGKLLYERRQKWPNFLGILLSSMAVAAGTPIQAWLFAKALGVFLLQGSDLKSESQFWGFMWFALAGGVGLAYLCEGWIGLRVQYYVSGVYKSQYLNDMLYQQLSFFDQEDNSHGSLSSRVSSDAKQLEELLGINLALMLSAIFNITGCVIISLVFGWKLGLISMSVALPLMIAGGCWKYKHEVHFDKMNAAVFQESSAFATEAIEAIRTVSSLTMEDSINSRYRDLLDGHVKAANRKAQWTSAIFGFADSVGLGCQALLFWYGGGLLISGEYSMEAFFVCFMAVIQGAEAGSQGFGLAPSAAQVTASANRILDVRQSVHPDRRTHGKHGEGIKDTDGGVKIELRDVSFKYPTRDVPVFDRLNLTIEKGQYAAFVGASGCGKTTVISLLERFYDLEPGNGAILCNGQDIKDTNVYDYRQLLSLVSQEPAMFRGSIRDNILFGIDNPESVTDDRIHQVCRDAFIHDFIVSLPEGYNTDMGHKGVSMSGGQKQRVAIARALIRDPKVLLLDEATSALDSESEKVVAAAIDTARSGRTVISVAHRLSTIQNADVIFVFDDGNVIEKGSHTELVNKQGIYWEMVQNQALDQ; via the exons ATggccgccgccgccaaaCCCCCTAACGACGCCGAGCACGATGGCGAGAAGTCCCCCACCACGACCCAAGATACCCAACGACCCCAAAGAACACCAAAAGTTGCCGACTACATACGAGTCTTCAGTTACGCTACAAAATGGGACTTCTTCATCTACGCCCTTGCCTCGTTCGCATCCATTGGCGCTGGAATAACCATGCCGCTCATGAACGTCATCTTTGGCCAGCTCGTCAATCAGTTCACAGACTACTTCAGAGACACGTCTAGTTTCCCGACCAATAAGTTTCAATCTATCTTGAACCGACAAGCGCTATACATCATGGCTCTGTTCTTGGGGCGCTGGGGACTCAACACTATCAACAAATACTGCTTCCGAATGATTGGTATCCGACTATCCTCCGCTATTCGTCTTCATTACCTTCAGTCTCTCTTTTCACAGTCTATTCATGTCATCGACTCCATGCCTGCCGGCGCACCTGCTACAGCCATCACTGCGACGTCTAACACCCTTCAAGTCGGCATCTCAGAGCGACTGGGCACATTCTTGGAGTTCAACGGCACCATCTGGGCGGCTATCATTGTCGCCTTCGTATGGAGTTGGGACATTACCTTGGTGACTGCATCTTTGATCCTCTACATGATGGTCATTCTGTCCATCTCCATGCCAATTCTCGTCAAGGGTCAAACGGCGACTGGGCAGGCAGACGCTCAAGGTACTGCTATTGCCAGCGAAGCACTCCAGGGGATCCGGCTAGTCACAGCCTGTGGCGCTCAATCCCGCGTGATGGCTAGATACAGAGTCTGGGTCGAAAAGGCCATCGAGGAAGGCCAAAAGATGGCGCCCTTCATGGGCCTTCATCTTGGCATGATT TTCTTTGGAGTCTTCGGAACTTTCGGTCTCGCCTTCTGGTATGGAACGCGACGATACATCTCCGGCGCCATCGACAGTCCCGgagtcatcgtcatcgtcctcatGTCCGTCATGTTGATCCTCACTTCTCTCGAACGTATCGCCACTCCTCTCATGGCTGTTAGCAAAGCCATGGTTGCTGCATGCGAGTTCTTCACTGTCATCGATGCCCCCATCCCCTCCTCAGGCTCCCTCAAGCCTGAGATTACCTCTCATGACATTGCCTTTGAAGATGTAACCTTTGAGTACCCCAGCCGCCCTGGAGTCCGTATCCTGGACGGACTGAGCTTTTCCGTTCACTCTGGACAGAACACAGCGATAGTCGGTCCTTCAGGCTCAGGGAAGAGCACCATTGTTGGTTTGCTTGAGCGTTGGTACTCATTGAAGGAACACCACGTCTTGCCCCAAGTCGTTGAACCCAAACCTCAAAAGAAGGCTAGCGAGCAGCCCGATGAGCAgtctgaggaagaggctcCTGCAATCAGCCCTACCTTGGCTGGCTCAGTTTCCATCGGTGGGAACAACCTCGAAGACCTTGACCTCAAATGGTGGCGTTCACATATCGGTTTGGTGCAACAGGAACCTTTCCTCTTCAATGAcacaatcttcaacaacGTCGCACATGGTCTTATCGGCTCCGAATGGCAAGATCAGCCCGAAGAAAAAAGGCGTCAGATGGTTCGAGACGCCTGCCAAGAATCTTATGCAGATGAGTTCATCAACCGCCTTCCTGAT GGGTACGATACGCATGTCGGTGACGGCGGCGCAAAGCTGTCGGGCGGCCAGAAACAACGCCTAGCGATCGCGagaagcatcatcaagaagcccaacatcatcatcctcgacgAAGCCACCAGCGCCATTGATGCGAAGAGTGAGAAGATCGTCCAAGCTGCCCTCGATAGGGCCACGCAAAACCGCacaaccatcaccatcgcACATCGTCTATCTACCATCAAGAAGGCCGACAACATCATCGTGCTGCAGAGCGGGAAAGCGGTTGAGCAAGGCACTCATGCGGATCTCATGACGAAGACCCATGGAGTTTATGCTTCTCTTGTCAGAGCGCAGGCTCTTAAGGTTGCTGATAATCAGGAAGAGAAGGGCGCTCTTGTGTCGGATGATGAGTCTCACAAACATCATCCTGATGCGAAGCTGGCTGATATCACTGCGACTTCcacccaagaagaagccttcaAGAAGCCCCGAGGTCTCTTCAAAAGTTTCGGAAAGCTACTGTACGAACGAAGACAGAAGTGGCCTAACTTCCTTGGTATTCTCCTCTCGTCTATGGCCGTCGCAGCTGGTACTCCCATCCAAGCTTGGCTCTTCGCGAAAGCCCTCGGGGTCTTCCTTCTTCAGGGCAGTGACTTGAAGAGTGAGAGCCAGTTCTGGGGCTTCATGTGGTTCGCCCTTGCTGGAGGGGTTGGTCTTGCGTATCTTTGTGAGGGCTGGATCGGGTTGCGCGTTCAATACTACGTCAGCGGAGTGTACAAGTCCCAGTACCTCAATGACATGCTGTATCAGCAACTCTCCTTCTTTGATCAGGAAGACAACTCCCATGGATCTCTGAGCTCTCGCGTTTCGAGTGACGCAAAACAGCTGGAGGAActtcttggcatcaaccTCGCACTCATGCTCtccgccatcttcaacatcactGGCTGTGTCATCATCTCACTCGTCTTCGGTTGGAAGCTCGGCTTGATCTCCATGTCTGTTGCCTTGCCACTCATGATTGCTGGTGGATGCTGGAAGTACAAGCATGAAGTTCACTTCGACAAGATGAATGCCGCGGTCTTCCAAGAAAGCTCCGCATTTGCGACCGAAGCGATCGAGGCTATTAGAACAGTGTCTTCGCTTACCATGGAGGACTCGATCAACAGCCGGTATCGCGATCTCTTGGATGGGCATGTGAAGGCGGCCAATCGAAAGGCTCAGTGGACGTCAGCGATCTTTGGCTTCGCAGACAGTGTCGGCCTCGGATGTCAGGCTTTGCTGTTCTGGTACGGCGGTGGTCTCCTTATCAGCGGAGAATACTCAATGGAGGCGTTCTTTGTCTGCTTCATGGCTGTCATCCAGGGCGCTGAGGCCGGCAGTCAAGGGTTCGGACTGGCGCCAAGCGCTGCTCAAGTGACTGCTTCTGCGAACCGTATTCTCGACGTGCGGCAATCTGTTCATCCAGATCGACGGACACATGGCAAGCATGGAGAGGGTATCAAGGACACTGACGGCGGAGTCAAGATTGAGTTGCGCGACGTCTCCTTCAAATACCCCACGAGAGACGTTCCCGTCTTTGACAGGCTGAACCTTACCATTGAGAAGGGCCAGTATGCCGCTTTTGTCGGAGCATCAGGCTGTGGCAAGACAACCGTTATCTCGCTTCTCGAACGCTTCTATGACTTGGAACCTGGTAATGGTGCAATCCTGTGCAATGGCCAAGACATCAAGGATACGAATGTCTACGATTACCGTCAACTTCTGTCTCTCGTATCTCAAGAACCCGCCATGTTTAGAGGATCCATTCGCGATAATATACTCTTCGGAATCGACAATCCAGAGTCTGTGACCGACGACAGGATCCACCAAGTCTGTCGCGATGCCTTCATCCACGACTTCATCGTCTCACTTCCGGAAGGCTACAACACCGACATGGGTCACAAAGGAGTATCTATGTCTGGGGGACAGAAGCAAAGAGTCGCAATCGCCCGCGCCTTGATCCGAGATCCGAAggtccttcttctcgacgaAGCGACATCAGCTCTTGACTCGGAATCTGAGAAGGTCGTTGCAGCCGCGATCGACACAGCTCGCAGTGGACGAACTGTCATCTCTGTCGCTCACCGACTTTCGACGATTCAGAATGCAGATGTCATCTTTGTATTTGATGATGGAAATGTTATTGAGAAGGGTTCACATACTGAGCTGGTCAACAAACAAGGCATCTACTGGGAAATGGTGCAGAACCAAGCTCTGGACCAATAA
- a CDS encoding uncharacterized protein (uncharacterized alpha/beta hydrolase domain-domain containing protein), whose product MSEKRPIKRLVVLVDGVEARETKKETNPSTIQRINQLVQDGLVESNGVSVAQIPKYYVAPSNVVKLTDMFRSRSTTSDDSTNLIKTIVRDICLTLERPEDELWLYGSGHGAFIARAVAGIVHRMGLPTTQSFDDLFDTALGLIKAQLEDDFKRGPVLLQKIKNEAQDPPRIPFVGLFDTIIHNSKTSYDISFNPSIETLRHALAINENRSNKAPEVVNIPDDADMTHRSLTQAWFLGTHEDMIGGTAHDGLSLYPLQWMYAGNLPPLDGSEEIEWGLEYTNGLRTSMFDLQSMHAKKSAGGVETHSIKLDTDCYKHAASRKVFAADGGLKGWCDVGPYGNMIHPSLFCILDRYPRYNDLKNFQPLKKPISDFQDSYLVAAEDGLAPWLQGMQLEASGVKAFRILVCGKTGVGKSTLINKVFGVEMTDESLSYDQGVHDINVAFESPKHPGLLIHDSRGWQAGSDTELELIAKFLRHRAFQEDPAEALHVIWFCVDADVARIEEADKRTFATIAQYSHQVPVFVVGTKKDKLTGYRKMQYLEELMEKTDDYKEAKRLAEEKANAVAEEQFAELRNQLSQIEHYKADGFCCLSKNDDAGVKDLLSQTLGLIVDERVRLFCVAAQVVDVEQKINSAITECMRLGTHAIRTAAVPLPCTGLVGTPTVSRLICEHVLQCFGFPKAAPAEIEQIMSDIVMSNFKQYLRVSLSQFAAVSAISVGAAVPTMGIGIIVGAAGCLLGLPPTARMLLKCSCDMILILERSFRYDGKYVSIKQIEDAAKYYSKTTIMTFNGKEKRLQQQVHDELDHLIPLKKVNIGFKFNKLRSSVEEIIYSNRFGNPPDYTSLRSPSSVGLDLQPGGPVEMDAAPTISELPGDDVDYSQLPKSDEKSDQLPLLELDSTEVGAKEGHISMASNTSGTTAHIGPSLANKLVELHVQPPELEGNAPGDVRQDSLEVPPPATRSKSDSSASKWSNKLSSWKLSRKSKTLKQ is encoded by the exons ATGTCGGAAAAGAGACCTATTAAGCGACTCGTGGTGTTGGTAGACGGAGTTGAGGCTCGGGAAACCAAGA AGGAGACGAACCCTTCAACGATTCAGAGGATCAATCAATTAGTACAAGATGGGCTAGTTGAGTCGAATGGAGTTTCTGTTGCGCAGATTCCCAAGTATTATGTTGCACCCAGCAATGTTGTCAAGTTGACCGACATGTTCCGATCACGGAGCACGACAAGTGATGACTCGACAAACCTCATCAAGACCATTGTCAGGGACATCTGTCTCACGCTTGAGCGGCCAGAAGATGAGCTCTGGTTGTACGGTTCTGGGCACGGAGCCTTCATCGCTCGCGCAGTTGCTGGCATCGTGCATCGAATGGGCCTGCCAACAACGCAAAGTTTCGATGATCTGTTTGATACAGCTCTTGGCCTGATCAAGGCTCAACTTGAGGATGATTTCAAGCGAGGCCCCGTACTACTGcagaagatcaagaatgaAGCGCAAGATCCTCCTCGGATACCGTTTGTTGGTCTTTTTGACACCATCATTCATAACTCAAAGACATCCTACGACATCTCGTTCAACCCTTCTATCGAAACTCTTCGCCATGCGCTGGCTATCAATGAGAACAGGTCCAATAAGGCACCGGAAGTGGTCAATATTCCTGACGATGCGGACATGACACACAGGTCACTTACCCAAGCATGGTTCCTCGGTACACACGAAGATATGATCGGCGGAACGGCTCACGACGGTCTTTCACTCTACCCGCTGCAGTGGATG TACGCTGGCAACCTTCCGCCCTTGGACGGATCAGAAGAGATCGAATGGGGGCTCGAATACACCAATGGCCTTCGAACAAGCATGTTTGATCTTCAGAGTATGCATGCAAAGAAATCGGCAGGCGGCGTCGAGACTCACTCCATCAAACTTGATACGGATTGCTACAAACATGCAGCAAGCCGGAAAGTTTTTGCTGCAGATGGAGGCTTGAAAGGATGGTGTGACGTTG GACCGTATGGAAACATGATTCATCCCTCCCTTTTCTGCATTCTCGATAGATACCCCAGATATAACGACCTAAAGAATTTCCAACCCCTCAAGAAGCCAATCTCAGACTTTCAAGACTCTTATCTTGTTGCCGCAGAAGATGGGTTAGCTCCATGGCTTCAAGGGATGCAGCTCGAAGCAAGCGGCGTCAAAGCCTTCCGAATTCTAGTATGCGGCAAGACTGGCGTTGGCAAATCGACATTGATCAACAAGgtctttggtgttgagatgacCGATGAGTCTCTTTCATATGATCAGGGAGTCCATGACATCAACGTCGCTTTTGAATCCCCCAAGCATCCTGGACTCTTGATCCATGACTCAAGGGGTTGGCAGGCCGGTAGTGATACTGAGCTTGAATTGATCGCGAAGTTCCTTCGGCACAGAGCTTTTCAGGAAGACCCTGCCGAAGCTCTTCACGTCATCTG GTTCTGCGTCGACGCCGACGTGGCACGTATCGAAGAAGCCGATAAGCGAACCTTTGCCACCATCGCCCAATACTCCCACCAAGTCCCCGTTTTCGTGGTTGGAACAAAGAAGGACAAACTCACTGGCTATCGAAAAATGCAGTACTTAGAAGAACTCATGGAGAAGACAGACGATTACAAAGAAGCTAAGCGACTCgctgaagagaaagccaATGCCGTTGCCGAGGAACAGTTCGCCGAGCTGAGGAACCAGCTTTCGCAGATCGAGCACTACAAAGCTGACGGCTTCTGCTGTCTTTCAAAGA ATGACGACGCCGGTGTCAAAGACCTACTCTCACAAACCCTCGGCCTGATTGTCGACGAACGCGTACGTCTCTTCTGTGTTGCCGCTCaagtcgttgatgttgaacaGAAGATCAACTCAGCGATAACAGAGTGTATGAGACTAGGAACCCATGCAATTCGCACTGCCGCCGTTCCCCTCCCCTGCACAGGGTTGGTCGGAACACCGACCGTCTCACGCCTCATCTGCGAGCATGTACTCCAATGCTTCGGCTTTCCCAAAGCTGCGCCAGCAGAGATCGAGCAGATCATGTCGGATATCGTCATGAGCAACTTTAAGCAGTACCTCCGGGTTTCTCTGTCGCAGTTTGCGGCTGTTAGTGCTATTTCGGTTGGTGCTGCGGTGCCGACTATGGGAATTGGTATCATTGTTGGTGCGGCGGGCTGTCTTTTGGGACTTCCTCCTACAGCGAGGATGTTACTCAAGTGCTCGTGCGATATGATTCTTATCCTCGAGCGGTCCTTTAGATACGATGGAAAATATGTTTCTATCAAGCAGATCGAAGATGCAGCGAAATACTACTCGAAGACAACAATAATGACGTTCAATGGGAAGGAGAAGCGATTGCAGCAGCAAGTTCACGATGAACTGGACCATCTAATTCCACTGAAGAAGGTCAACATTGgcttcaagttcaacaagCTGAGATCATCTGTTGAAGAGATCATCTATAGCAATCGTTTTGGCAACCCACCAGACTACACTTCTCTGCGAAGCCCTTCCAGTGTCGGTCTGGACTTGCAGCCAGGAGGACCTGTCGAGATGGATGCCGCACCCACCATATCAGAGCTGCCTggcgatgatgtcgactACTCGCAATTACCGAAGTCAGACGAGAAGTCTGATCAGCTACCACTTCTTGAGCTCGATTCAACTGAAGTCGGCGCAAAAGAAGGACATATTTCGATGGCATCAAATACTTCAGGAACAACCGCACATATTGGTCCTTCACTTGCAAACAAACTTGTCGAGCTTCACGTTCAACCGCCTGAACTTGAGGGCAATGCACCGGGTGACGTGAGACAAGACTCGTTGGAAGTTCCGCCACCGGCGACGAGAAGTAAATCTGACTCCTCTGCGTCCAAATGGTCGAACAAGCTGTCATCGTGGAAGTTGAGTCGTAAGTCGAAGACGCTAAAGCAATGA
- a CDS encoding major facilitator superfamily domain-containing protein, with amino-acid sequence MAYSDDVRVSETKNAVDLHIDPTDSDSSKSIPSTKVIPLIATLPLAAPEEPRSWWQRRPRHDGEAVATRRSVFDDPDMARRYQPRPDWENLHRFDPSERWTFNEERKVIRKIDRRIMIFACVMFMALELDRSNLSQAVSDNFLPDLKMDTNDYNLGNTVFKLSFLCAELPSQLVSKYLGPDRWIPMQLCLWSLVSAGQFWLDGRASFLACRALLAIFQGGFIPDTILYLSYFYTASELTVRLAFFWTAYNVADIISGFLGAGFLQLRGWHGYEGWRWLFLFEGLLTLAVGISAWFLMPAGPTQTSGILRGKNGWFTEREERIMVNRVIRDDPSKGDMHNRQPITPKLLWASIKDYDLWPIYAIGLTFLIPATPPAQYFTLTLRGLGFNVLVTNLLTIPHTILSIGGLLLISYLAEKWNERSLLGLAVQIWKLPFIIYLYVVDMSTVNRWVSFAVLALLLGSPTAHPIQVSWNSRNSNTVRLRTVSAAIYNMSVQSAGIIASNVYRKDDAPRYREGNKNLLAIIALNITLYLLTRTYYIWRNKSRDKIWDAMDDEQKKHYLDTTKDEGNKRLDFRLKAPVMPPQRRSWVGCARYLNKKNFIYVSPSTPRPGPSKATSPPPDQNIDEPEWITTSPSEDSESSQLVVSQRQMPMPPLTPSVEFFGHLSPLHRSGLQYFTERTVKVLAPHPQIFDELCELILPMAVFNEPLLQGIVALAATHRLATCKTSEEQSSQALIVAGFQALSSRSLCQKLSECDEDQQLIPLLAASRALFVCEVFASEPSPDRWSVHFRGARGLISRIHDKGLSQNPTDELRFLLRWFDMTESLVCHSMSDLAPQQSTIPSPTTLASDTDDEPVYIDMYLARTKDLLGVFKEIARLCRINNDGTASETSSQGGQVEAEVWWLLNYLQSIIDRDQANPPPVMSIRGRVLSVAEVHEYRLSNQIWQLTGLLLIHRRLRHERRSSPLVQNLVNQIIECAERLTLRDGLTPVTLLTPPLFFAGCDALGDDRPRIKTSLQGVSTALGLLNTQRALEILEQYWKADPGVDDDLADRSWPKISQFLPY; translated from the exons ATGGCATATTCTGATGATGTTCGTGTGTCAGAAACCAAGAATGCTGTTGACCTTCATATTGACCCAACCGATTCGGATTCCTCCAAGTCAATTCCCTCCACCAAGGTGATCCCTCTTATCGCTACACTTCCCCTCGCTGCACCAGAGGAACCTCGAAGCTGGTGGCAGCGACGGCCGAGACATGATGGAGAGGCTGTTGCAACTCGTCGGTCCGTCTTTGACGACCCAGACATGGCGAGGCGCTACCAGCCACGACCTGACTGGGAGAATCTGCATCGATTTGACCCTTCCGAAAGGTGGACTTTCAATGAGGAGCGCAAAGTCATTCGAAAGATTGATAGACGGATCATGATATTCGCTTGCGTCATGTTCATGGCTCTTGAGCTGGATCGATCCAATTTGTCTCAAGCTGTCTCGGATAACTTTCTGCCAGACCTGAAGATGGATACCAATG ATTACAATCTTGGAAATACCGTCTTCAAGTTGTCTTTCTTGTGTGCCGAACTTCCCTCCCAGCTTGTCAGCAAGTACCTCGGACCTGACCGTTGGATTCCGATGCAGTTGTGCCTCTGGAGTCTTGTCTCTGCG GGCCAATTCTGGTTGGACGGGAGGGCTTCCTTTCTGGCATGCCGTGCCCTTCTGGCCATCTTCCAGGGCGGATTCATCCCGGAT ACGATCCTATACCTGAGTTATTTCTATACCGCTAGTGAGCTCACTGTTCGtctggccttcttctggacGGCGTACAACGTCGCCGATATCATCAGTGGGTTTCTGGGAGCAGGTTTCCTCCAGTTGCGTGGCTGGCATGGGTACGAGGGCTGGCGATGGCTGTTCCTGTTCGAG GGCCTGCTGACGCTCGCGGTTGGCATTTCCGCCTGGTTTCTCATGCCCGCTGGACCCACTCAAACCTCAGGCATTCTCCGTGGTAAGAACGGTTGGTTCACTGAGCG AGAGGAGCGCATTATGGTGAACCGGGTCATCCGTGACGATCCCAGCAAGGGCGACATGCATAACCGCCAACCCATTACTCCGAAGTTACTATGGGCATCAATCAAGGATTACGACCTATGGCCGATCTACGCCATTGGCTTAACATTCTTGATCCCAGCCACGCCGCCCGCCCAGTACTTCACCTTGACCCTTCGTGGCCTCGGCTTCAATGTACTCGTTACCAATCTTCTGACCATTCCCCATACGATCCTGTCTATCGGTGGCCTGTTGCTTATTTCCTACCTGGCCGAGAAATGGAACGAGAGGTCTCTACTTGGCCTAGCTGTTCAGATCTGGAAGCTGCCATTCATAATCTATCTATACGTAGTAGACATGAGCACGGTCAACAGATGGGTCTCTTTCGCCGTGCTGGCGCTGTTGCTTGGTTCTCCGACTG CCCATCCAATCCAAGTCAGTTGGAATTCGCGCAACTCCAATACCGTTCGCCTAAGGACAGTTTCCGCAGCTATTTACAACATGTCCGTTCAATCCGCCGGTATTATCGCATCCAACGTCTACCGCAAAGACGACGCGCCGAGATACCGGGAAGGAAACAAGAATCTTTTGGCGATCATTGCGCTCAACATCACGTTGTATCTGTTGACCAGAACCTACTACATCTGGAGAAACAAGAGCCGAGACAAGATTTGGGATGCCATGGATGATGAACAGAAGAAGCATTATCTTGATACCACAAAGGATGAGGGTAATAAGCGATTAGACTTTCG ACTCAAAGCCCCTGTGATGCCACCGCAGCGTCGATCATGGGTTGGTTGTGCGAGGT ATTTAAACAAGAAAAACTTCATATATGTTTCCCCTTCTACTCCTAGACCAGGCCCGTCAAAGGCTACATCGCCTCCTCCAGATCAGAATATCGATGAGCCAGAATGGATAACAACTTCTCCATCAGAGGACTCAGAGTCTTCTCAACTTGTTGTCAGTCAAAGGCAAATGCCAATGCCTCCGCTAACCCCGTCCGTTGAGTTCTTCGGTCACCTATCACCCTTGCATCGATCAGGCCTACAGTACTTTACCGAGAGGACCGTCAAAGTTCTTGCGCCACATCCCCAGATCTTTGATGAGCTATGCGAACTCATCTTGCCAATGGCAGTCTTCAATGAGCCCTTGCTGCAGGGCATCGTTGCGCTGGCGGCTACTCACCGACTTGCGACCTGCAAAACAAGCGAGGAGCAGTCCTCGCAAGCGCTCATTGTTGCTGGCTTTCAAGCTCTCAGTTCCAGATCCCTTTGCCAGAAACTTTCCGAGTGTGATGAAGATCAACAACTCATTCCACTGCTGGCCGCATCGAGAGCGCTCTTCGTTTGCGAAGTCTTCGCCAGCGAGCCCAGTCCAGATCGATGGAGCGTTCACTTCCGCGGAGCGCGTGGGCTCATTTCTCGAATACACGATAAGGGCCTTTCCCAGAACCCGACGGACGAATTGCGATTTTTACTACGATGGTTCGACATGACCGAATCGCTGGTCTGTCACTCGATGAGTGATCTCGCCCCGCAACAGTCGACTATCCCCTCACCAACAACGCTCGCATCAGACACAGATGACGAGCCTGTGTACATCGATATGTATCTTGCGCGTACAAAGGACCTTCTTGGAGTGTTCAAAGAGATTGCGCGACTATGCCGGATCAACAATGATGGGACAGCGTCTGAGACTTCATCGCAAGGTGGTCAAGTTGAGGCCGAGGTCTGGTGGCTACTCAACTATCTACAATCCATAATCGACCGAGATCAAGCGAATCCTCCGCCAGTTATGTCAATACGCGGTCGCGTTCTATCTGTTGCCGAAGTCCACGAATACCGGTTATCGAATCAGATATGGCAACTCACCGGTCTGCTCCTCATCCACCGACGCTTACGCCATGAAAGAAGATCGTCGCCTCTCGTTCAAAACCTCGTCAATCAGATCATCGAGTGCGCAGAGCGTCTGACGCTACGGGACGGCCTCACACCAGTCACTCTGCTTACTCCGCCCTTGTTCTTTGCAGGATGCGACGcgcttggtgatgatagGCCGAGAATAAAGACTTCGTTGCAAGGCGTTTCAACTGCACTTGGACTTTTGAATACGCAACGAGCCTTGGAAATACTCGAACAGTATTGGAAAGCCGATCCGGgtgtcgatgatgatctAGCCGATCGGTCGTGGCCTAAGATCAGTCAATTTCTACCTTACTAA